A genomic window from Fusarium verticillioides 7600 chromosome 5, whole genome shotgun sequence includes:
- a CDS encoding hypothetical protein (At least one base has a quality score < 10) produces MDSNHERMPIAHNVRNVLNSFRTIVTSLNHGIDYLDEKVEFGGLRELPLALENENIRFKMWAGNLGAHQSGPASLDHRLREAPHIQEQVLYLLRDIFESLEDIRVLMPQKEPPKDSADIEDKPDSPLEGSDPDSEDSSTDSDLDSDENTPETRLSTLCTDIAEAIDCLLRLSLAIANPAPHERFRKLGAGPDEDISFYEAHDYITRRRQFFKYRESHHAKLAEGLDQATHKDTSRTEVVPNTVASSLPEHFKRSGVIDEDNRSDMAMSETSYATSAGYLMLEDGEMRPAPPLKVPQRPPEAEKGVFECPFCYRMISASSRGAWKRHVFGDLRPYTCLFSRCAESNTDFDRRHRWQFHVSQYHWRTWSCPFKCGSTLPSAVELGDHVRNQHLLNASDGHLATVVARGEVSVSNDVTQECPLCKRAISGLKSYIKHVGRHLEQLALHALPKIGCEGLEDDIESGEQNDEASELGAVSVEESSETSSGADEQLETGEIDNQVESSGPRATTVRYNAEGDVTAAGDTTMPPAASTISSDQPVVELAKIGKLEDIPLDIVRTQAGANLEEVGMMTTAEREAAAMEAVERYKRQELARIKAEKARIGMEETEELSIGPSDEVESASQDNRPVYTRMSRRHLSLETLRQYDVNYEFDADPDYVLIRRWVPEWEQDRMWKHTRNIREKRAETLLNETPIRSAEHEYEWVRKKGRRQSKSPPRLYDPRAKPFLCNYDGCEHAAPGNGFPHQRNLQDHINRIHNDHGSSGDYVS; encoded by the exons ATGGACAGCAACCATGAGCGAATGCCAATTGCGCACAATGTCCGAAACGTCCTCAATTCTTTCCGGACCATTGTGACATCGCTCAACCATGGAATAGATTATCTGGATGAAAAGGTCGAGTTTGGCGGTCTGCGTGAGCTGCCCCTAGCgttggagaatgagaacaTCCGCTTCAAGATGTGGGCTGGGAACCTAGGGGCTCACCAGAGTGGCCCGGCATCGCTGGATCATCGGTTGAGAGAGGCACCCCATATACAAGAGCAGGTCCTCTATCTTCTGCGGGACATATTCGAATCACTAGAGGATATAAGAGTCCTGATGCCACAAAAGGAGCCTCCCAAGGACAGTGCAGATATCGAAGATAAGCCGGACTCTCCTCTTGAGGGTTCAGATCCAGACAGCGAAGATAGCTCCACCGATTCAGACCTGGATAGTGATGAGAACACGCCAGAAACAAGACTATCAACGCTCTGCACCGATATCGCCGAGGCTATTGACTGCCTTCTACGTCTCTCCCTGGCCATCGCCAATCCAGCACCGCACGAGAGGTTCCGAAAGCTCGGTGCCGGTCCCGACGAGGACATATCATTCTACGAGGCACATGAC TATATCACTCGCCGGCGCCAGTTCTTCAAGTACCGAGAGTCACACCATGCCAAGCTAGCGGAAGGTCTAGATCAAGCGACTCATAAGGATACAAGTCGGACAGAAGTTGTACCCAACACCGTGGCGTCCTCTCTTCCAGAACACTTCAAGAGGTCTGGGGTGATTGATGAGGACAATCGATCTGATATGGCCATGTCTGAGACGTCCTATGCTACCTCGGCTGGTTATCTGatgctggaagatggagagatgAGGCCGGCCCCTCCACTTAAAGTGCCCCAACGGCCACCTGAGGCAGAAAAGGGGGTATTTGAATGTCCATTTTGTTACAGGATGATATCAGCCAGTTCCCGAGGGGCATGGAA ACGCCATGTCTTTGGGGACCTCCGTCCGTATACTTGTCTCTTCTCACGGTGTGCCGAATCAAATACCGACTTTGATCGACGACATCGGTGGCAATTCCACGTCTCCCAGTATCACTGGCGCACATGGTCTTGCCCATTCAAGTGCGGAAGCACGCTCCCGTCTGCGGTTGAACTCGGTGATCACGTTCGCAATCAGCACCTACTTAACGCGAGCGACGGGCATCTCGCCACCGTCGTGGCCCGCGGCGAGGTATCTGTCTCGAATGATGTAACTCAAGAATGCCCTCTTTGCAAACGAGCTATTTCGGGCTTGAAGTCATACATCAAGCATGTTGGGCGGCACCTGGAACAGTTGGCTCTGCACGCTCTTCCTAAGATCGGATGTGAGGggctcgaggatgacatcGAGAGTGGCGAACAGAACGATGAAGCATCTGAGCTAGGAGCTGTTTCAGTCGAAGAATCGAGTGAGACGTCTTCCGGAGCCGATGAGCAGCTAGAAACTGGCGAGATAGATAACCAGGTGGAATCAAGCGGTCCACGTGCTACAACTGTTAGATACAATGCTGAAGGCGACGTCACCGCCGCTGGCGATACTACCATGCCACCAGCTGCCTCTACTATCTCGTCTGATCAGCCTGTAGTCGAGCTAGCTAAGATAGGAAAACTCGAAGACATCCCCCTCGACATCGTACGGACACAAGCTGGTGCTAACCTCGAAGAAGTGGGAATGATGACCACAGCTGAGAGGGAGGCAGCCGCGatggaggctgttgagaggTATAAGAGACAGGAGCTTGCGAGGAtaaaggctgagaaggccagaATTGGAATGGAGGAGACAGAGGAACTTTCAATTGGTCCCTCCGACGAAGTCGAGTCAGCTTCACAGGATAATCGGCCGGTCTACACTCGCATGTCTCGCAGGCATCTATCTCTCGAGACATTGCGGCAATACGATGTCAACTATGAGTTCGACGCGGACCCTGACTACGTCTTGATCAGACGATGGGTGCCCGAGTGGGAACAAGATCGGATGTGGAAGCACACTAGAAATATCCGCGAGAAACGGGCTGAGACTCTACTCAATGAGACACCGATACGAAGTGCTGAGCATGAGTATGAGTGGGTGCGCAAGAAAGGCAGGCGACAGAGCAAGTCGCCACCACGTCTCTATGACCCCAGGGCTAAGCCTTTCCTTTGTAACTATGATGGATGCGAGCACGCTGCTCCTGGAAATGGATTTCCTCACCAGCGGAACCTCCAGGACCATATAAACCGCATTCATAACGACCATGGCAGCTCTGGTGATTACGTGAGTTGA